A single genomic interval of Daucus carota subsp. sativus chromosome 1, DH1 v3.0, whole genome shotgun sequence harbors:
- the LOC108223548 gene encoding uncharacterized protein LOC108223548, whose product MEDHTSAVVIGDGLIEESEEEMVPLGGQNSTLRIAHLLKPFVSKDLAYYPPPPTILIPSNPNSQNLKNWYLTGSKNSPSERWKLWVKTLEPRYQEIWKRSGIYHAIKASTHSVPRDKMVILGVAEFWCCDTNTFVFPWGEVTISLEDIVHLGCLSVLGCSILTPCEDIDVYNCLRSEIKCIKLASGGSVTPCMWMEHFMNRGKGVEHEAFLVFWLSKFVFVRTQILVQDLGVAIHLSRGTRVALAPVILACIYRDMRVLHNAMVKPVQLGSGIGMKFAMWHYDLVQMWVWERFVDLRPKPNVIERGEPRSARWNGVRKLNVSDVRTALNEAKLLFLWRPYSMIQSESMLSNLYKDKEQWVVVESDAVEAFAQCLRASNLNGLGYTEQYFPQRVAMQFGLDQDIPPLSNIALGSYDRPIRGVKVYIPPRLFESDVTTRYNSWWRGLLAVNENNVNSNHDKQLLPLLSCGHQTIAESLQTSGSLSVCVMQSLENGPLTAQLNSQVGKPDSFDKRNDLGNDSVLSGYDDVDEDSLTIAQFLNRSRKRDNFENARDVGDEHLLNHVTSNLMGLAICPETTKGLTCTSEPMEPSVSIMPSSNLCKEGKSFSEKQCGPLEMSASSMPSSEKKRKSSVKRQTEVEENAVVTGNLKPLEVSVHGMPSLTGKKSKSSSDKQTGVEEYAVVSPEDEIINLEEEIREESQHLGLMARICRLEMIFDMVKAIKSGASSAGYPEK is encoded by the coding sequence ATGGAGGATCACACATCTGCTGTTGTCATCGGAGATGGCCTCATTGAAGAAAGTGAAGAGGAGATGGTTCCACTTGGTGGGCAAAATTCAACATTAAGAATAGCCCATCTTCTTAAACCCTTTGTTAGTAAAGACCTTGCTTATTATCCTCCCCCACCAACTATACTAATACCCTCAAACCCCAATTCTCAGAACTTGAAGAATTGGTATTTGACAGGGAGCAAAAACAGCCCATCAGAAAGATGGAAGCTTTGGGTGAAAACTTTGGAGCCCAGGTACCAAGAAATCTGGAAGAGGAGTGGGATTTATCATGCAATCAAGGCCTCAACTCATAGTGTTCCAAGGGACAAGATGGTGATCTTGGGTGTTGCTGAGTTTTGGTGCTGTGATACAAACACTTTTGTTTTCCCATGGGGTGAGGTAACTATTAGTCTTGAAGATATTGTGCATTTAGGGTGTTTGTCTGTTTTAGGTTGCTCTATTTTAACTCCCTGTGAAGATATTGATGTTTATAATtgtttgagaagtgaaattaaGTGTATTAAACTTGCTAGTGGTGGATCTGTGACTCCTTGTATGTGGATGGAGCATTTTATGAATAGGGGTAAGGGTGTAGAGCATGAAGCGTTTCTTGTATTTTGGCTGTCTAAGTTTGTTTTTGTGCGCACTCAGATACTTGTGCAGGATTTGGGTGTGGCTATTCATTTGTCTAGAGGTACTAGGGTTGCCCTTGCGCCTGTTATTCTTGCTTGTATTTATAGAGATATGAGGGTGCTACATAATGCAATGGTTAAGCCGGTCCAATTAGGGTCTGGAATTGGTATGAAGTTCGCTATGTGGCACTACGATTTAGTGCAAATGTGGGTTTGGGAGAGGTTTGTGGACTTGAGGCCAAAGCCAAATGTCATAGAAAGGGGGGAGCCTAGATCAGCACGGTGGAACGGAGTCAGAAAGCTGAACGTTAGTGATGTCAGGACGGCCTTGAATGAGGCCAAACTTTTATTTTTGTGGCGCCCTTATTCTATGATTCAGAGCGAAAGTATGTTGAGCAACTTGTACAAAGATAAAGAACAGTGGGTAGTGGTGGAGTCTGATGCAGTAGAAGCTTTTGCTCAATGCTTGAGAGCTTCTAACTTGAATGGATTAGGTTATACTGAACAGTATTTTCCCCAGAGAGTAGCTATGCAGTTTGGGTTGGACCAAGATATTCCTCCCCTTAGTAATATTGCTTTGGGCAGTTATGACAGACCTATTAGAGGTGTAAAAGTCTATATACCACCTCGACTTTTTGAGTCTGATGTCACTACCCGATACAATTCTTGGTGGAGGGGACTTTTGGCTGTCAACGAGAATAATGTGAACAGCAACCATGATAAACAACTTTTACCATTGCTTTCTTGTGGACACCAGACCATTGCAGAATCCTTACAGACTTCTGGTTCTCTTTCTGTTTGTGTTATGCAAAGCCTAGAAAATGGTCCTTTAACTGCTCAACTTAATAGTCAAGTTGGAAAACCTGATAGCTTCGATAAAAGGAATGATCTTGGCAATGATTCAGTATTGAGCGGttatgatgatgttgatgaagATAGTCTTACAATTGCACAATTTCTTAATCGATCTAGAAAGAGAGATAATTTTGAGAATGCAAGGGATGTTGGTGATGAGCATTTACTGAATCATGTTACTTCAAATTTGATGGGATTGGCAATATGCCCTGAAACTACTAAAGGCTTAACCTGCACAAGCGAACCCATGGAACCAAGTGTGTCGATTATGCCTTCTTCGAATTTGTGCAAGGAGGGTAAATCTTTTTCTGAAAAACAATGTGGACCTCTGGAAATGAGTGCGAGTAGCATGCCTTCTTCTGAGAAGAAAAGGAAATCTTCTGTAAAAAGGCAAAcagaagttgaagaaaatgctGTTGTCACTGGGAATTTAAAACCCCTGGAAGTGAGTGTGCATGGTATGCCTTCTCTTACAGGTAAGAAAAGTAAATCTTCAAGTGATAAGCAAACAGGGGTAGAAGAATATGCAGTCGTGAGTCCGGAGGATGAGATTATCAATCTCGAAGAAGAAATCCGCGAGGAATCACAACACCTGGGACTCATGGCTCGTATTTGCAGGCTTGAAATGATTTTTGATATGGttaaagcaataaaatctggTGCTAGTTCTGCAGGATATCCTGAGAAGTAG
- the LOC135150519 gene encoding protein MAIN-LIKE 2-like: MEAGNTSAVVAAGDALVEQSEEVMVPTGGGNPTLGMAHLMKPLVSEDILYYPPPPTVLIASNPNSQNLKKWCLKGSKTSPKARWNLWVNSLEPRYGEIWRRSGIYQAIKASTYSVPRDKMLLLGFAEFWCCDTNTFVFPWGEVTITLEDILHLGSLSVIGCSILTPFDNDECGHVYNCLRNEIKQVKRDHGESVTPHMWMDHFVMNPGKEVEHEAFLLCWLSKFVFLRTQILVQDVNVAIHLSRGTRVALAPVVLAYIYRDMSVLHNAMGKPVESGSRIGKKFVMWHYDLVQMWVWERFPEMRPNPKVIERGDPRAARWNGVPKLNLSDYRMALNNASILLYWRPYSLIQSESMLSNLYKDKEQWVVVESDAVEAFARCLRASNLNGLGYTEPYFPQRVARQFGLDQDIPLLDRNIALGSYDRPIRGVRVYIPPRDFESDVTARYNSWWKGLLAVNENYVDNSNHEQQLLALLPCGHQSNAESFEAPGSLSGCVMQSLEAGPSTAQLNSQLGKPDGYDKSWNGLGNDPALSSDDDVDEDSLTIAQYLNRSRKRDVFENARDVRDEHVLNTGTSNLMALAICADTTNGLTCTSEPMEMSVPSLTGKRSKLSSDKQA; this comes from the coding sequence ATGGAGGCCGGTAACACATCTGCTGTTGTTGCTGCTGGAGATGCCCTTGTTGAACAAAGTGAAGAGGTGATGGTCCCAACTGGCGGGGGGAATCCAACATTAGGAATGGCCCATCTCATGAAACCCTTGGTTAGTGAGGACATTCTTTATTATCCTCCACCACCAACTGTACTGATAGCCTCAAACCCCAATTCTCAGAACTTGAAGAAATGGTGTTTAAAAGGGAGCAAAACAAGCCCCAAAGCAAGATGGAATCTTTGGGTGAATTCTTTGGAGCCGAGGTACGGAGAAATCTGGAGGAGAAGTGGGATCTACCAAGCAATCAAGGCCTCCACATATAGTGTCCCGAGGGACAAGATGTTGCTCTTGGGCTTTGCAGAGTTCTGGTGCTGTGATACCAATACTTTCGTTTTTCCTTGGGGTGAGGTAACCATAACTCTTGAAGATATTCTTCATTTAGGGTCTTTATCTGTTATAGGTTGCTCAATATTAACTCCCTTTGATAATGATGAATGTGGTCATGTTTATAACTGTTTGAGAAATGAAATCAAGCAAGTTAAACGTGATCATGGTGAATCTGTGACTCCTCATATGTGGATGGATCATTTTGTGATGAATCCTGGTAAGGAGGTAGAACATGAAGCCTTTCTTTTATGTTGGCTTTCTAAGTTTGTGTTTTTACGCACTCAGATACTAGTGCAGGATGTGAATGTGGCTATTCATTTGTCTAGGGGTACTAGGGTTGCCCTTGCCCCTGTCGTTCTTGCttatatttatagagatatgAGTGTGCTACATAATGCAATGGGTAAGCCTGTTGAATCAGGGTCTAGAATTGGTAAGAAGTTCGTTATGTGGCACTATGATTTAGTGCAGATGTGGGTTTGGGAGAGGTTTCCCGAAATGAGGCCAAATCCAAAAGTCATAGAAAGGGGAGACCCTAGAGCAGCAAGGTGGAATGGAGTCCCAAAGCTGAACTTAAGTGATTACAGGATGGCCTTAAACAATGCCAGCATTTTATTATATTGGCGCCCTTATTCTCTGATTCAGAGCGAAAGTATGTTGAGCAACTTGTACAAAGATAAAGAACAGTGGGTAGTGGTGGAGTCTGATGCAGTAGAAGCTTTTGCTCGATGCTTGAGAGCTTCTAACTTGAATGGATTAGGTTATACTGAACCGTATTTCCCCCAAAGAGTTGCTAGGCAATTTGGATTGGACCAAGATATTCCTCTGCTTGATAGGAATATTGCTTTGGGCAGTTATGACAGACCAATTAGAGGTGTAAGAGTCTATATACCACCTCGAGATTTTGAGTCTGATGTCACTGCCCGATACAATTCTTGGTGGAAGGGCCTTTTGGCTGTCAATGAGAATTATGTGGACAACAGCAACCATGAACAACAACTTTTAGCGTTGCTTCCTTGTGGACACCAGAGCAATGCAGAATCCTTCGAGGCTCCTGGTTCTCTTTCTGGTTGTGTTATGCAAAGCCTAGAAGCTGGTCCTTCAACTGCTCAACTTAATAGTCAATTGGGAAAACCTGATGGCTATGATAAAAGCTGGAATGGTCTTGGCAATGATCCAGCATTGAgcagtgatgatgatgttgatgaagATAGTCTTACAATTGCACAATATCTTAATCGATCAAGAAAGAGAGATGTTTTTGAGAATGCAAGGGATGTTCGTGATGAGCATGTACTGAATACTGGTACTTCAAATTTGATGGCATTGGCAATATGCGCGGACACTACTAATGGCTTAACTTGCACAAGCGAACCCATGGAAATGAGTGTGCCTTCTCTTACAGGTAAGAGGAGTAAATTGTCAAGTGATAAGCAAGCATGA